In Zingiber officinale cultivar Zhangliang chromosome 1A, Zo_v1.1, whole genome shotgun sequence, a genomic segment contains:
- the LOC122038290 gene encoding trimethyltridecatetraene synthase-like — MAFPQWAITLAIVLAAAVALIRRRRGWTVLNLPPGPRPWPIIGNLNLIGSLPFRSLHDLSKKYGPLMSLRFGSFPVVVGSSVSMAKFFLKTHDISFASRPQTAAGEYTTYNYSDITWSPYGPYWRQARKICLLELFSAKRLDSYEYIRVEEVRALNRALFAAASSASPVLLKDHLSTVSLSVITRMVLGKKYFDPTVESAIVSPEEFKEMIDELFLLNGVMNIGDSIPWLNFLDLQGYIGRMKKLSRKFDRFLEHVLDEHNERRRREGTEFVAKDMVDVLLQLADDPNLEVKLERHGVKAFTQDIIAGGTDTSAVSLEWAFSELLRRPEVFEKASEELDHVVGRGRWVEERDIPSLPYIQAIVKETMRLHPVAPLLIPRISREQTTVDGYNIPAGTRVLVSVWAIGRDPTVWDHPEEFRPERFEGRTLDVKGHDYELLPFGAGRRMCPGYNLGLKVIQLSLANLVHGFRWNLPAGMKAEELSMEEIFGLSTPKKEPLLVVVEPKLPVHLY; from the exons ATGGCGTTCCCCCAATGGGCTATAACCTTAGCAATCGTGCTCGCCGCCGCCGTCGCGCTTATTCGGCGGAGACGAGGATGGACCGTTCTCAACCTGCCGCCGGGCCCCCGGCCGTGGCCCATCATCGGCAACCTCAACCTCATCGGCAGCCTACCCTTCCGCTCCCTCCACGATCTATCCAAAAAGTACGGTCCCCTCATGTCCCTCCGCTTCGGGTCCTTTCCTGTCGTCGTCGGATCCTCCGTCTCCATGGCCAAGTTCTTCCTCAAGACTCACGACATCTCCTTTGCGTCCCGCCCCCAAACCGCCGCCGGCGAGTACACCACCTACAACTACTCCGACATCACCTGGTCTCCCTACGGCCCTTACTGGCGCCAGGCCCGCAAGATATGCCTCCTGGAGCTTTTCAGCGCCAAGCGTCTCGACTCCTACGAGTACATCCGGGTGGAGGAGGTGCGAGCCCTGAATCGCGCCCTGTTCGCCGCCGCCTCCTCTGCCTCTCCTGTCCTCCTCAAGGACCACCTCTCCACCGTCAGCCTCAGCGTCATCACCCGCATGGTTCTGGGGAAGAAGTACTTCGACCCGACGGTGGAGAGCGCGATCGTGTCGCCGGAGGAGTTCAAGGAGATGATCGACGAATTGTTTCTGCTGAACGGTGTGATGAACATTGGGGATTCGATCCCCTGGCTGAATTTCTTGGATCTCCAAGGATATATCGGGCGGATGAAGAAGCTGAGCCGCAAGTTCGATAGGTTCCTGGAGCACGTTCTCGACGAGCACAACGAGCGGCGCCGGCGCGAGGGTACGGAGTTCGTGGCCAAGGACATGGTCGATGTGCTCCTGCAACTCGCCGATGATCCCAATTTGGAGGTCAAACTTGAGAGGCACGGCGTCAAGGCATTCACCCAG GATATAATTGCCGGTGGCACAGATACCTCAGCGGTATCTTTGGAGTGGGCCTTCTCGGAGCTCTTGCGTCGTCCCGAGGTGTTTGAGAAGGCGTCGGAGGAGCTGGACCACGTCGTTGGCCGCGGACGGTGGGTTGAGGAGCGCGACATCCCCAGCCTACCCTACATCCAGGCGATCGTGAAGGAGACGATGCGGCTCCACCCGGTGGCGCCGCTGCTGATTCCTCGCATCTCCCGCGAGCAGACCACCGTCGACGGCTACAATATCCCCGCTGGTACGCGGGTGCTGGTGAGCGTGTGGGCCATCGGGCGGGACCCGACGGTGTGGGACCATCCGGAGGAATTCCGGCCTGAGCGGTTCGAGGGTAGAACGCTGGACGTTAAAGGGCATGATTACGAGCTGCTGCCCTTTGGCGCCGGCCGGCGGATGTGCCCCGGTTACAACCTCGGGCTCAAGGTCATCCAGCTCAGTCTCGCCAATCTGGTGCACGGGTTCCGTTGGAATCTGCCTGCGGGGATGAAGGCGGAGGAGCTGAGTATGGAGGAGATATTTGGGCTGTCGACGCCGAAAAAAGAACCGCTGCTTGTGGTGGTGGAGCCGAAGCTCCCGGTTCACCTTTATTGA